The genome window GATCTGTTTTGAGGGAATACTTTCTGCGGCAAATTCAATATCTGATACCTCAGGCAGGAACTTCGGAAGAAGATTCTTCTGAATCTCTTTAGCGATCTGCAGTTCTTCCTCCATTTTTTGCTTCTCGAGAGCTTCCTTAAAGAGCCGCTTATTTTCAAGAGAGTTAATGGCAAGCCCCCCTACTGAATAAATAAATTCTATATCCTGCTCACTGTACTCTTTATTACTCATCCTGGGTCCCAGCAATATATATCCGCGTGACTCCCCCTGTACCTGCATCGGAATGCACAAACTTACAGAGAAGTTATCCAGTCCAGGGAAAAAATTATACACTTCTTTTCCCCTGAGTATTTTATTTACTGATACCGTGCTCCGTCCTTCTATGGTATTCATTAATACAGCTTTGGGAAAAGTGGATTCCAGTATTCGCAGCCTCCTGTCATCGCAGTAAATAACTGCATAACCGGTCATCATAAAATTACCGAGAAGGGAATAAATCAGAAGCTTACTTATTCGCTCTTCATCCACCAGCGCGCTGAACTCCTTGCTGAGTTCAAAAAGTGAACTGAGAGAATTGAGCCGCCCGTCAAGCTGCCTGTTCAGCACTTTCAGCTCTTCGATGAACTGGGAATTTTCAATCGATGTTGCGGCAAGGTTCAGAATTATCCGGAGAAATTCCTTTTCCTCATCAGAATATGGTGCTTTGTTTATTTTCTCTCCGAGAGCAATAATACCCAGCTTCTTACGGGAAGATTCAATTACTTCAGTAAGAACAATATGATGTTCTTTAAGATATTGAGAAAAATCCGGTGAATCTGCAGCGGTGCTCCAGTCACCTGCCCCGAGCGTTAAAGGAAGATTAGTCGGAAGTCCTTTGGATGCCTGAATAACAAGCGTTTCCCCTTCATAAAGTGCTACAAATCCCTTAGTGGTAAGGAATTTACCAAAGCAGCTGAAAAGTAAGTTATTAAGTGTGAAGTTGAGGTCTAAACTGGTATTGATGATCCGGCTGAATTCTATAAGCGCGGTTAAATTCCTTTGTACCCTCTGAGAATCTGCAGTGTTCATTTCTTATCAACCGTATCGCTTAACCATCGTGAGACGATTATATTTACCCTTAACGGTATGATACTCAACAAAATCCATCAGCGTGCGGATGAGCATAAGGCCAAGCCCCCCCACTCTTCTCTGCTTCAGATATTCGTTCATATCAGGATTCGGAACTTTGTCAGGATCGAATGATTCCCCGTAATCAGTCAGGGAAACCGTGCAGTTTCCGTCCTCAAAACTGAGATGCAGTTTTATCTCTTTTGAATCATCAAAATGATAGGCATGTTTAACAATATTGGTTGATGCTTCATCAACAGCCAGAATAATTGAGTCAATCGTCTTCTGTGAGACTCCTGCCTGAGCGGCTTTCTCCTGAATGAACTCCCGGATAGCAGCAAGCTCGCCGGTAGTACTGGATACTTTTAACTCAAAACTATGCTGTTTCACGTATTAGTCAGTTCTCAGATGACTGTTGAAATTTCTGAATACCTTCCTGCTGCGTGGGGAATATTTCATACAGCAGGGGGAAACCCAGCAGATCGAATATATTATATACGTTCGGCTGCATTTCCGTCAGTTTAATATCACCGCCGTTGCTCC of Ignavibacteriales bacterium contains these proteins:
- a CDS encoding SpoIIE family protein phosphatase translates to MNTADSQRVQRNLTALIEFSRIINTSLDLNFTLNNLLFSCFGKFLTTKGFVALYEGETLVIQASKGLPTNLPLTLGAGDWSTAADSPDFSQYLKEHHIVLTEVIESSRKKLGIIALGEKINKAPYSDEEKEFLRIILNLAATSIENSQFIEELKVLNRQLDGRLNSLSSLFELSKEFSALVDEERISKLLIYSLLGNFMMTGYAVIYCDDRRLRILESTFPKAVLMNTIEGRSTVSVNKILRGKEVYNFFPGLDNFSVSLCIPMQVQGESRGYILLGPRMSNKEYSEQDIEFIYSVGGLAINSLENKRLFKEALEKQKMEEELQIAKEIQKNLLPKFLPEVSDIEFAAESIPSKQIGGDYYDILETADSHYTVAIGDVSGKGVPAALLMANLQAFLKVTAKQNLPIAEATGLINNLITENTSDGRFITFFWLSLDAAAKKLQYVNAGHNPPLFIRGGKIRHLDKGGIIFGVAPTLVPYTAEEVDLQHGDLVVLFTDGVTEAKNPEDYEYSDERFESLILKNSAAGAEKIMKIIKDDLREFVKGTPQSDDITVVIIKVR
- a CDS encoding ATP-binding protein, which translates into the protein MKQHSFELKVSSTTGELAAIREFIQEKAAQAGVSQKTIDSIILAVDEASTNIVKHAYHFDDSKEIKLHLSFEDGNCTVSLTDYGESFDPDKVPNPDMNEYLKQRRVGGLGLMLIRTLMDFVEYHTVKGKYNRLTMVKRYG